In one Thermococcus sp. 2319x1 genomic region, the following are encoded:
- a CDS encoding ribonuclease Z, whose amino-acid sequence MLEVIFLGTGGIMPSKERNVPSIALRYNGEIILWDIGEGTLRQLNIAKLSPMKIEKIFITHFHGDHYLGLMSLVQTMTLWNREKPLHVYGPKYTFEFIQNYLKSGFFRPSFDIHVHELGEARLKFGDYEIWSFKVEHGVPALGYVFKEKDKRGSFDLDKIKELGLKPGPWMKELETKGKIEINGKFIHLEDVTGSPKRGVKVVYTGDTEPCERVKLFSEKADVLIHEATYLSEEDRGESYHSTVPEACEAAKKAKVKLLVLFHRAPRYTYEEYKQGAEKLCGHRFIIPKDFDVLRIGEGYELSSLR is encoded by the coding sequence ATGCTTGAAGTGATTTTCCTCGGAACCGGAGGTATAATGCCCAGCAAAGAAAGAAACGTGCCCTCCATAGCGTTAAGATACAACGGGGAGATTATCCTCTGGGACATTGGAGAGGGAACTCTAAGACAGCTGAACATAGCCAAGCTGAGCCCCATGAAGATTGAGAAGATTTTCATAACCCACTTCCACGGCGACCACTACCTTGGTCTGATGAGCCTTGTTCAAACAATGACCCTCTGGAACAGGGAAAAGCCCCTCCACGTTTACGGTCCAAAGTACACCTTCGAGTTCATTCAAAACTACCTAAAAAGTGGATTTTTCAGGCCAAGCTTTGATATACATGTCCACGAGCTCGGAGAGGCAAGGTTAAAGTTTGGAGACTATGAAATATGGAGCTTCAAGGTGGAGCACGGCGTTCCAGCATTAGGCTATGTTTTCAAGGAGAAGGACAAAAGGGGAAGTTTTGATCTTGATAAAATTAAAGAACTCGGCCTAAAGCCCGGTCCCTGGATGAAAGAGCTTGAAACCAAGGGAAAGATTGAGATTAATGGCAAGTTTATTCACCTCGAAGATGTGACTGGAAGTCCCAAGAGGGGTGTGAAAGTCGTTTATACCGGCGATACCGAGCCCTGCGAGAGGGTGAAGCTCTTTTCTGAAAAGGCAGATGTTTTAATTCACGAAGCAACTTATCTTAGTGAAGAGGATAGGGGAGAGAGCTATCACTCAACGGTTCCAGAGGCCTGCGAAGCTGCAAAAAAAGCAAAAGTTAAACTCCTTGTTCTCTTCCACAGAGCTCCCAGATACACGTATGAAGAGTATAAGCAGGGGGCGGAAAAACTCTGCGGGCATAGATTTATAATACCCAAAGACTTCGATGTGCTTAGAATTGGTGAAGGCTATGAGCTATCTTCGCTACGTTAA
- a CDS encoding TraB domain-containing protein — protein MSYLRYVKVIGTMHVSPKSRRDVRETILKEKPDAVAVELDRQRFYSLQSSERITFKEAVKLGKKALLGYILMKVEERIGEEFGMKPGREMMEAIQTASLLGVPLYLIDEDIQSIMERLLRAPLREKILLLLESSLVFLPIAPESENPEDIMEGYKLMMHRFKLRYPYLFRILVEERNEIMARNLKAIVDELKGRGVKKPKVVAVVGLGHKKGIEKLLNSYRE, from the coding sequence ATGAGCTATCTTCGCTACGTTAAGGTCATAGGGACAATGCACGTATCTCCAAAAAGCAGAAGGGATGTTAGAGAGACCATATTAAAGGAAAAACCAGACGCAGTTGCCGTCGAGCTTGATAGACAGAGGTTTTACTCCCTCCAGTCCTCGGAGAGGATAACGTTTAAGGAAGCAGTAAAGCTCGGAAAGAAGGCCCTCTTGGGATACATCCTTATGAAGGTTGAGGAGAGGATTGGAGAAGAATTTGGCATGAAGCCCGGAAGAGAAATGATGGAAGCAATCCAGACAGCATCTCTTCTCGGAGTTCCGCTGTATTTAATCGATGAAGACATACAAAGTATAATGGAAAGGCTTCTCAGAGCACCTTTGAGGGAGAAGATACTCCTCCTACTTGAGAGCTCCTTGGTTTTTCTTCCGATTGCTCCCGAATCAGAAAACCCGGAGGATATAATGGAAGGCTATAAACTAATGATGCACAGATTTAAGCTCCGCTATCCATATCTTTTCAGGATTCTCGTGGAGGAGAGAAATGAGATAATGGCAAGGAACCTAAAAGCAATCGTTGATGAGCTCAAGGGGAGAGGGGTCAAAAAGCCAAAAGTGGTGGCGGTTGTTGGCCTTGGACACAAAAAAGGCATAGAAAAGCTTTTGAATTCTTACAGAGAATAG
- a CDS encoding KH domain-containing protein yields the protein MREKLKRMLKVDILDIEYEGDKVIVYVPKDQVRIAVGSGGSAVKAAELVLGKKIEIRGR from the coding sequence ATGAGGGAAAAACTGAAGCGCATGCTTAAAGTTGATATTCTCGACATTGAATACGAGGGAGACAAAGTGATTGTTTATGTTCCCAAGGATCAGGTTAGGATAGCCGTTGGGAGTGGAGGAAGCGCTGTAAAGGCAGCAGAGCTTGTACTTGGCAAGAAAATCGAGATTAGAGGTAGATGA
- a CDS encoding site-2 protease family protein has translation MVLGFRKQELEDLAISFIVLTLVFSRFELRLIPYVALGIFTAFVFHELAHRQVARKYGYYAVYRRWDTGIMLALLLGILNKLLGLRFIFAAVGAVQVYSLYAGWKDREIYGKISLAGPVTNILVGVFALVLLLFGKFSGILWASLYYTAFINLWLAFFNLLPIPPLDGYKVLRWNPGYWGVAIGIAFLLQSLL, from the coding sequence ATGGTGCTTGGCTTTAGGAAACAGGAGCTTGAGGACTTAGCCATATCCTTCATTGTTCTTACCCTTGTTTTTTCCCGATTTGAGCTCAGGCTAATCCCCTATGTTGCCCTTGGAATATTTACGGCGTTTGTGTTCCACGAGCTTGCCCATCGACAGGTTGCAAGGAAGTATGGATACTACGCGGTTTATAGAAGATGGGACACTGGAATAATGCTCGCTCTGCTCTTGGGGATACTGAACAAGCTTCTAGGCCTTAGGTTCATTTTCGCAGCGGTTGGGGCCGTTCAAGTTTACTCTCTCTATGCAGGCTGGAAGGATAGGGAGATTTATGGAAAGATAAGCCTTGCCGGACCTGTAACGAACATATTGGTGGGAGTGTTTGCACTCGTTTTACTGCTATTTGGAAAATTTTCCGGTATTTTGTGGGCTTCCCTGTACTATACGGCCTTCATAAACCTCTGGCTGGCATTCTTTAACCTTCTACCGATTCCTCCTTTGGATGGCTATAAGGTTTTAAGGTGGAATCCCGGCTACTGGGGAGTGGCTATAGGGATAGCCTTTCTCCTCCAGTCCCTCCTTTAG
- the pgiA gene encoding glucose-6-phosphate isomerase: MKYKEPFGVKLDFETGIIENAKKSVRRLSDMKGYFIDEEAWKKMVEEDPVVYEVYAIEQEEKEGDLNFATTVLYPGKVGNEFFMTKGHYHSKIDRAEVYFALKGKGGMLLQTPEGEARFIEMEPGTIVYVPPYWAHRTINTGDEPFIFLALYPADAGHDYGTIAEKGFSKIVVEENGKVVVKDNPKWKM, from the coding sequence ATGAAGTATAAAGAGCCCTTTGGTGTTAAGCTCGATTTTGAAACCGGGATAATTGAGAACGCAAAGAAAAGCGTCAGAAGGCTCAGCGACATGAAAGGCTACTTCATTGATGAGGAAGCCTGGAAGAAAATGGTGGAAGAGGACCCTGTGGTCTACGAGGTCTATGCAATAGAGCAGGAAGAAAAAGAAGGCGACTTAAACTTTGCAACAACCGTTCTCTACCCCGGCAAAGTTGGAAACGAGTTCTTCATGACCAAAGGTCACTACCACTCAAAAATAGACAGGGCAGAAGTTTATTTTGCCCTTAAAGGCAAGGGCGGTATGTTGCTTCAAACACCCGAGGGAGAGGCAAGGTTCATCGAGATGGAGCCGGGCACTATAGTTTACGTTCCTCCATACTGGGCTCACAGAACTATAAACACCGGGGATGAGCCGTTTATCTTCCTTGCACTGTACCCGGCAGACGCGGGCCATGACTATGGGACAATCGCCGAAAAGGGCTTTTCTAAGATAGTGGTTGAAGAGAACGGAAAAGTTGTTGTCAAGGACAATCCCAAGTGGAAGATGTAA
- a CDS encoding methylmalonyl-CoA mutase codes for MTFDKKKIEEIKKAEQEWEEKTVKPFIQKGPERKEKFMTDDGFEIKRVYTPADLENWDYLEKLNFPGQYPFTRGVYATMYRGRFWTMRQYAGYATAEESNKRYKYLLEQGQTGLSVAFDLPTQLGYDSDHPMAEGEVGKVGVAIDSLWDMEILFDGIPLDKVSTSMTINATAANLLAMYILVGQKQGVSQKQLMGTVQNDILKEYIARGTYIFPPQPSMRLTTDIIIYCAENVPKWNSISISGYHIREAGANAVQEVAFTLADGIEYVKAVIARGMDVDKFAPRLSFFFSAHNNFLEEIAKFRAARRLWAKIMKEKFGAKDPRSMLLRFHTQTAGSTLTAQQPENNIVRVAIQALAAVLGGTQSLHTNSYDEALSLPTEKSVRIALRTQQIIAYESGVVDTIDPLGGSYYIEWLTDHIEEEAMKYIEKIEAMGGMMKAIERGYIQKEIAESAYKYQKEIEEKKRIIVGVNEFVVDEPIDVEILKVDPSIRDKQIERLKKLRSTRDNKKVEEALDKLRKAAENEDENLMPYIIEAHKHLATLGEVTDVLREVWGEYRAPLIF; via the coding sequence ATGACTTTCGATAAAAAGAAAATTGAGGAGATTAAGAAGGCCGAGCAGGAATGGGAAGAAAAGACCGTAAAACCGTTCATTCAAAAAGGGCCTGAAAGAAAGGAGAAGTTCATGACAGACGACGGCTTTGAAATTAAAAGGGTCTACACACCTGCAGACCTCGAGAACTGGGACTATTTGGAGAAGCTAAACTTCCCGGGTCAATATCCGTTCACCAGAGGGGTTTATGCTACAATGTATAGAGGAAGGTTCTGGACGATGAGGCAATATGCCGGTTACGCAACCGCTGAAGAGTCAAACAAGCGCTACAAATATCTTCTCGAACAAGGGCAGACCGGTTTGAGTGTTGCCTTTGATTTGCCAACCCAACTTGGCTACGATTCCGATCACCCCATGGCGGAGGGAGAAGTTGGAAAAGTAGGCGTTGCCATCGATTCTCTCTGGGACATGGAGATTCTTTTCGATGGCATTCCCCTCGATAAGGTTTCTACATCAATGACAATTAACGCCACAGCCGCCAATCTTTTGGCCATGTATATTTTAGTTGGTCAAAAGCAGGGTGTTTCCCAGAAACAGCTTATGGGTACAGTCCAGAATGATATTCTCAAGGAGTACATAGCGAGAGGTACCTACATCTTCCCACCTCAGCCCTCTATGAGACTAACAACCGATATTATAATTTACTGTGCTGAAAACGTTCCGAAGTGGAACTCGATAAGCATAAGCGGTTACCACATCAGAGAAGCCGGAGCAAATGCGGTTCAAGAGGTTGCCTTCACACTGGCCGATGGAATAGAGTACGTCAAAGCGGTGATAGCAAGGGGCATGGACGTTGACAAGTTCGCACCAAGGCTCAGCTTCTTCTTCAGTGCCCACAACAACTTCCTTGAGGAGATAGCAAAATTCAGAGCTGCCAGAAGATTATGGGCAAAGATTATGAAGGAAAAATTTGGCGCAAAAGACCCAAGGTCAATGCTCCTAAGGTTCCACACGCAAACGGCTGGTTCAACTTTGACCGCCCAACAGCCTGAGAACAACATAGTAAGAGTCGCTATCCAAGCCCTTGCAGCGGTATTGGGAGGAACTCAAAGCCTACACACCAACTCCTACGACGAGGCTTTAAGCCTTCCAACGGAGAAGAGCGTTAGAATAGCCTTAAGGACACAGCAGATCATAGCTTACGAAAGCGGCGTCGTTGATACAATAGATCCCCTCGGAGGAAGCTACTACATCGAATGGCTTACAGACCACATAGAGGAAGAGGCCATGAAGTACATCGAAAAAATCGAGGCCATGGGGGGCATGATGAAGGCCATTGAGAGGGGTTACATCCAGAAGGAGATAGCCGAGAGCGCCTACAAGTACCAGAAAGAGATTGAGGAAAAGAAGCGCATTATAGTTGGAGTTAACGAGTTTGTCGTTGACGAGCCAATAGATGTTGAAATTCTCAAAGTAGATCCAAGCATTAGGGACAAGCAAATAGAGAGGCTAAAGAAGCTGAGGAGCACAAGAGATAACAAGAAGGTTGAGGAGGCCCTTGACAAACTCAGAAAGGCTGCGGAGAATGAAGACGAGAACTTAATGCCCTACATCATTGAGGCACACAAACACCTCGCAACACTCGGTGAGGTTACGGACGTTTTAAGAGAGGTATGGGGTGAATACAGGGCTCCACTTATCTTCTGA